A window of Thermoflexus sp. contains these coding sequences:
- a CDS encoding glycoside hydrolase family 10 protein → MGVSGWNIRWRALALGMGILVLGSGSLPLMGSLPPADVENALWYRWSGYIPQIPAGAPEASRPATSAVPTNQGGPYRVYLPLILRAPRSEFRALWVTRFDWTRADGPWARPETLVAIAEQAAAARFNVLLFQVRGVGDAYYTPGYEPWAARLTGTVTRTLGTSPGFDPLRVLLDAAHARGLQVHAYVNVYPTWLCGVGAPPDGLNPPHPFWTFSRTNGRSWSAWRVYDSSGTPMNMMTCDTYLWATPAWPGVRDQVVRVVRDLASRYDLDGVHLDLIRYPGRGYSYDPFTPSFSSPEERAAWQREQVNAMVRDVYATVKGVRPQAWVTAAVWGVYQNRWGWPGFTSGYSDYYQDSQRWLREGWVDAIMPMIYPAGPSANCPDTTVWTLDRFRTLVADFLASASGRYVFPGIHGGYACFQDIRDRIEAARALGARGMAIFAYGPVSMRGYWDEFAIQAYPAPAPVPPLP, encoded by the coding sequence ATGGGTGTGTCCGGGTGGAATATCCGATGGAGAGCGCTGGCGCTGGGGATGGGGATCCTGGTTCTGGGCTCCGGCTCGCTGCCCTTGATGGGCTCACTGCCTCCCGCGGATGTGGAAAACGCCCTCTGGTATCGGTGGAGCGGATATATCCCTCAGATCCCCGCTGGGGCGCCCGAAGCCTCCCGCCCGGCGACGTCGGCAGTTCCGACAAACCAGGGAGGACCATACCGGGTATATCTCCCCCTGATCCTCCGCGCCCCGCGGTCGGAGTTCCGCGCCCTGTGGGTCACCCGTTTCGACTGGACACGGGCCGATGGCCCGTGGGCGCGGCCGGAAACCCTGGTGGCGATCGCCGAGCAGGCCGCCGCCGCCCGCTTCAATGTGCTCCTCTTTCAGGTTCGGGGCGTCGGGGACGCCTATTACACCCCGGGTTATGAGCCATGGGCTGCCCGCCTCACAGGCACCGTCACGCGCACGCTGGGAACTTCCCCCGGGTTTGACCCGCTGCGGGTGCTGCTGGACGCCGCCCACGCCCGCGGTCTGCAGGTCCATGCCTACGTCAATGTTTACCCTACATGGCTCTGTGGCGTCGGCGCTCCGCCGGATGGCCTGAACCCCCCCCACCCGTTCTGGACCTTCTCTCGAACGAATGGACGGTCATGGAGCGCGTGGCGCGTTTATGATTCCTCAGGAACGCCAATGAATATGATGACCTGCGATACATATCTCTGGGCCACGCCCGCATGGCCTGGCGTGCGGGATCAGGTGGTGCGGGTGGTGCGGGATCTGGCCAGCCGCTATGATCTCGATGGCGTGCACCTGGATCTGATCCGCTATCCGGGCCGGGGTTATTCCTATGATCCGTTCACCCCTTCGTTCAGCAGCCCGGAGGAGCGGGCAGCGTGGCAGCGGGAACAGGTGAACGCCATGGTGCGCGACGTTTACGCGACCGTGAAGGGCGTTCGCCCCCAAGCATGGGTAACGGCGGCCGTGTGGGGCGTTTATCAAAATCGATGGGGGTGGCCGGGGTTCACCTCCGGGTATTCGGATTACTACCAGGATTCCCAGCGGTGGCTGCGGGAGGGGTGGGTGGATGCGATCATGCCCATGATCTATCCCGCCGGTCCCTCGGCGAATTGTCCGGATACAACGGTGTGGACGCTGGATCGATTCCGCACCCTGGTGGCGGATTTCCTCGCCAGCGCTTCCGGCCGGTATGTGTTCCCCGGGATCCATGGCGGCTACGCCTGCTTTCAGGACATCCGGGACCGCATAGAGGCGGCGCGGGCGCTGGGCGCCCGCGGGATGGCGATCTTCGCTTACGGCCCGGTGAGTATGAGGGGATACTGGGATGAGTTCGCGATTCAGGCCTATCCCGCGCCGGCCCCTGTCCCTCCCCTGCCATAG
- a CDS encoding thiamine ABC transporter substrate-binding protein, which yields MGYRWLWGWVLAALMAACTTPTPTAAPATATPAPTASPIPATATATPSGPRELVLMTHDSFSVSEEVLREFERRYNVRVQILKAGDAGAALNKAILAKGAPLADVFFGVDNTFFSRAIREDLFEPYRPQGIEEIPRAFLLDPEYRLIPIDYGDVCLNYDKKYFREKGLKPPETLEDLIRPEYRGLLVVENPATSSPGLAFMLATIAHFGEERWLDFWRALKANDVKITEGWEDAYYKEFSGATGSPGTRPIVVSYATSPAAEVYFSEGKLTEPPTGNVLGKDACFRQIEFAGILKGAKNRDLAERWMDYMISLRFQEDIPLQMFVFPVHPKARLPEFFQKFAEVPPEPARLDPARIDANRERWIQEWTDVMLR from the coding sequence ATGGGATATCGGTGGCTCTGGGGATGGGTTCTGGCGGCCCTGATGGCGGCCTGCACCACGCCAACGCCGACCGCCGCTCCGGCGACGGCGACGCCGGCCCCGACGGCTTCCCCGATTCCCGCGACAGCGACCGCTACCCCATCGGGCCCGCGGGAGCTGGTGCTGATGACCCATGACAGCTTCAGTGTCAGCGAGGAAGTCCTGCGCGAATTCGAGCGGCGTTACAACGTTCGCGTGCAGATCCTCAAGGCCGGCGATGCCGGGGCCGCCCTCAACAAAGCGATCCTGGCCAAAGGGGCGCCCCTGGCCGATGTCTTCTTCGGCGTGGACAACACCTTCTTCAGCCGGGCGATCCGGGAGGATCTGTTCGAGCCTTACCGGCCCCAGGGCATTGAGGAGATCCCGCGGGCGTTCCTCCTGGATCCTGAGTATCGGTTGATCCCCATCGACTATGGGGACGTCTGTTTGAATTACGACAAGAAATACTTCCGGGAGAAGGGCCTGAAGCCGCCGGAGACCCTGGAGGATCTCATTCGGCCGGAATACCGGGGGCTGCTGGTGGTGGAGAACCCGGCTACGTCCTCCCCGGGTCTGGCGTTCATGCTGGCCACCATTGCCCATTTCGGGGAGGAGCGGTGGCTGGACTTCTGGCGGGCGCTGAAGGCGAACGATGTGAAGATCACGGAGGGATGGGAGGATGCATACTACAAGGAATTCAGCGGCGCTACAGGAAGCCCGGGGACCCGCCCGATTGTGGTGAGCTACGCCACCAGCCCGGCGGCAGAGGTGTATTTCAGCGAGGGGAAGCTCACGGAGCCGCCCACGGGGAACGTGTTGGGGAAGGATGCTTGCTTCCGCCAGATCGAGTTCGCCGGCATCCTGAAGGGGGCGAAGAACCGGGATCTGGCGGAGCGGTGGATGGATTACATGATCAGCCTGCGGTTTCAGGAGGACATCCCGCTCCAGATGTTTGTCTTCCCGGTTCACCCGAAGGCCCGGCTCCCCGAGTTCTTCCAGAAATTCGCTGAGGTCCCACCGGAGCCAGCTCGTCTGGACCCTGCCCGGATTGATGCGAACCGGGAACGGTGGATTCAGGAGTGGACGGATGTGATGTTGCGGTGA
- a CDS encoding TenA family protein: MGKARAFYTACLDLITRCRMHPFVQGIASGDLPRERFVFYVEQDAFFLEAFARAYALGLAKAPDRETMDAFRELLQGVFEELRLHEGYAARWGANLRPEPAPATQAYTDFLLRVAALEPVGHLVAAMTPCMRLYADLGAFLRPQTNPASPYREWVETYSSADFEALARRLETLLDRLPGDEKAQQALYQAALRFELAFFEAAWRAGDHHPFVFEP, from the coding sequence ATGGGGAAGGCTCGGGCGTTCTACACGGCGTGCTTGGATCTGATCACACGCTGCCGGATGCATCCTTTTGTGCAGGGGATTGCTTCGGGGGATCTGCCGCGCGAGCGCTTCGTGTTCTATGTGGAGCAGGACGCCTTCTTCCTGGAGGCCTTCGCCCGCGCTTACGCCCTCGGCCTGGCCAAGGCCCCGGATCGGGAGACGATGGACGCCTTCCGGGAGCTTCTCCAGGGCGTCTTCGAGGAGCTTCGACTCCACGAGGGCTACGCGGCGCGCTGGGGAGCGAACCTGCGCCCGGAGCCCGCGCCGGCCACCCAGGCCTACACGGATTTCCTGCTACGGGTGGCGGCCCTGGAGCCGGTGGGGCACCTGGTGGCGGCGATGACGCCATGCATGCGCCTGTATGCCGATCTGGGGGCTTTCCTCCGGCCGCAGACCAACCCCGCCAGCCCTTATCGGGAGTGGGTGGAGACCTATTCCAGCGCGGATTTCGAAGCGCTGGCCCGCCGGCTGGAGACGCTGCTGGATCGATTGCCCGGGGATGAGAAGGCCCAGCAGGCCCTCTACCAGGCCGCCCTGCGGTTCGAGCTTGCGTTTTTCGAGGCGGCCTGGCGCGCCGGGGATCACCACCCCTTCGTTTTCGAGCCTTGA